In one window of Gadus chalcogrammus isolate NIFS_2021 chromosome 12, NIFS_Gcha_1.0, whole genome shotgun sequence DNA:
- the btf3l4 gene encoding transcription factor BTF3 homolog 4, whose product MNQEKLAKLQAQVRIGGKGSARRKKKVVHRTATADDKKLQSSLKKLAVNNIAGIEEVNMIKDDGTVIHFNNPKVQASLSANTFAITGHAENKQLTEMLPGILSQLGADSLTSLRKLAEQFPRQALDSKAPKAEDIEEEDDDVPDLVENFDEASKNEAN is encoded by the exons ATGAATCAGGAAAAATTGGCAAAACTTCAAGCCCAGGTCCGGATAGGTGGGAAG GGATCTGCTCGTAGGAAGAAGAAGGTGGTACACAGAACAGCGACAGCTGATGACAAAAAACTTCAGAGCTCCCTTAAGAAATTAGCTGTCAATAACATTGCTGGAATCGAGGAG GTGAATATGATCAAGGACGACGGCACCGTGATCCACTTCAACAACCCCAAAGTGCAGGCATCCCTCTCCGCCAACACCTTCGCCATCACCGGCCACGCTGAGAACAAGCAGCTGACGGAGATGCTGCCGGGCATCCTCAGCCAGCTCGGAGCAGACAGCCTCACCAGCCTGCGCAAACTGGCAGAACAGTTCCCCCGCCAAG CTCTTGATAGTAAGGCTCCCAAGGCTGAAGATATTGAAGAAGAGGACGATGATGTTCCAG ATCTTGTGGAGAACTTCGACGAGGCGTCCAAGAACGAAGCCAACTGA
- the zfyve9b gene encoding zinc finger FYVE domain-containing protein 9 — translation MLKFFTTRDDENESLLGSITEDEGDAPSLMDSKHHWLSRPCLLVLRDGDLAKPALSYDQIRAHSPSSGTPTSQGPTVRCLEEPEPDYRKPQPKARESRGREGHRKSGTPHLESQSQRLIQQLEEGPCTVSSISAWGERCLRPDSPVNLSPAEARWPEEEDSVVEEKEREESGLEQQQHSSGAETHSSSSYSSSSAHGSLPSHDAEREPQDTVCDDDDHHHHHHQGEAEVDAAGAAEVGHGEEDEDFEGKEEEQDEEKKEGADGVVASSSPLDPDNERQLGRASILSRERGAVLGEVAPLWVPDAQAQVCMKCQVKFTFTKRRHHCRACGKVFCAVCSNLKFRLTHLDGKEGRVCISCHSSLVKRSPPRGRRRVWFADEILSRRRSESAPTTPVREPTFSPLMRRAPGGPIRSPAASPQSRRRSQRPQETAINEACGPYGWSAAALVSTNISSSSNLIPLDGLPPILTSTGVKGDYTVEERPSEMLLIQELENGRPKPLVFVLNANLLAMVKMVNYVNRKCWCVTSKGMHALGQAEVVVLLQCLPEEKSFPKDIFRHFIQLYRDALTGKVVKHLSLSLFRGSFLGTEEHAGFLYVGATLQSLQGLPLPNQPYLFALLVHQAELAWAKAFPLRLMLRLGAEYRFYPCPLFNVRFRKALFGETGHTIMRLLVDFRNYRYSLPVVPGLTVDLEAQKTCIKIPKDSHNELMKVLNKSNEHVLAMGACFNEAADSHLICVQGEDGQYQTQAISIHNQPRKVTGSCFFVFSSALKGSAGYLAKSSIVEDGLMVQITVETMADLRRALREMKDYSVTCGLQDQSDSQEHVRVDWLEEKCVVNKGVISPIDGKSMESVSSMKMFQKSEYKENGKIIRWTEVFFLQRDAGPKGGLSDSAEHSRLTERIARAFCLALCPHLKLLKEDGMAKLGLRVTFDSQEVGFVAGSNGQPLPAPYLNALDAVLIPVVHSRRRRSGDHPVVIEFVFYILENIT, via the exons ATGCTCAAATTCTTCACTACCCGGGACGATGAAAACGAGAGCCTCTTAGGATCCATCACTGAGG ATGAAGGCGACGCCCCCTCCCTGATGGACAGCAAACACCACTGGCTCAGCAGGCCGTGTCTCCTGGTGCTGCGAGACGGCGACCTCGCCAAGCCCGCCCTCAGCTACGATCAGATAAGAGCCCACTCGCCGTCCTCCGGCACCCCCACCTCCCAGGGCCCGACGGTGCGGTGCCTGGAGGAGCCGGAGCCGGACTACCGGAAGCCGCAGCCCAAGGCGCGGGAGTCTCGCGGGCGGGAGGGCCACCGGAAGAGCGGCACGCCCCACCTGGAGAGCCAGTCCCAGAGGCTGAtccagcagctggaggaggggCCCTGCACCGTGAGCTCCATCTCCGCATGGGGGGAGAGATGTCTGAGACCGGACAGCCCTGTGAACCTGAGCCCCGCCGAGGCCCGCTggccggaggag GAGGACTctgtggtggaggagaaagagcgCGAGGAGAGCGggttggagcagcagcagcattccTCCGGTGCAGAGACTCACAGcagctcctcctactcctcgTCCTCCGCTCACGGCTCACTCCCCTCCCATGATGCCGAGCGAGAACCACAGGACACCGTCTGCGACGAtgacgaccaccaccaccaccaccaccagggagAGGCGGAGGTGGACGCAGCCGGAGCGGCGGAGGTGGGGCACGGGGAAGAAGACGAAGATTTCgagggaaaagaagaagaacaggacgaggagaagaaagagggcgCCGACGGGGTCGTGGCGTCCTCCTCGCCGCTGGACCCGGACAACGAGAGGCAGCTGGGGCGCGCCAGCATCCTGTCCAGGGAGCGGGGGGCCGTGCTGGGGGAGGTGGCCCCCCTGTGGGTCCCTGACGCCCAGGCGCAGGTCTGCATGAAGTGCCAGGTGAAGTTCACCTTCACCAAGAGGAGGCACCACTGCCGCGCCTGCGGGAAG GTCTTCTGTGCTGTTTGCTCCAACCTGAAGTTCAGGCTGACCCACCTGGacgggaaggagggaagggttTGCATCTCCTGTCACTCCTCTCTTGTGAAGA ggagCCCCCCCAGAGGGCGGAGGAGGGTGTGGTTCGCGGACGAGATCCTCTCCCGCCGGCGATCCGAGTCCGCCCCGACCACGCCCGTCCGAGAGCCCACCTTCTCGCCCCTGATGAGGCGAGCGCCGGGCGGGCCGATCCGCAGTCCCGCCGCGTCCCCTCAGTCGAGGAGGCGGAGCCAGCGACCTCAGGAAACGGCCATTAAC GAGGCGTGCGGGCCGTACGGCTGGAGCGCGGCCGCGCTGGTGAGCACCAACATCAGCAGCTCCTCCAACCTCATCCCCCTCGACGGCCTGCCCCCCATCCTgacctccaccggggtcaaagGAG ATTACACTGTGGAGGAGAGACCCTCTGAGATGCTGCTGATTCAGGAGCTGGAGAACGGCCGGCCAAAACCTCTGGTGTTTGTCCTCAACGCCAACCTGCTAGCCATGGTCAAGATGGTCAACT ATGTAAATAGGAAGTGTTGGTGCGTGACCTCCAAGGGAATGCATGCCCTGGGccaggcggaggtggtggtgctgctccAGTGCCTGCCGGAGGAGAAGAGCTTTCCCAAAGACATTTTCAGACACTTTATCCAGCTGTACAGAGACGCCCTAACAG GGAAGGTGGTGAAGCACCTGTCCCTCTCGCTGTTCCGCGGCAGCTTCCTGGGCACCGAGGAGCATGCAGGTTTCCTGTACGTGGGCGCCACCCTGCAGTCGCTGCAGGGCCTGCCCCTGCCCAACCAACCCTACCTCTTTGCCTTGCTAGTCCACCAAGCGGAGCTGGCCTGGGCCAAGGCCTTCCCCTTGCGTCTCATGCTCCGACTGGGCGCCGAGTACCGCT TTTACCCCTGCCCTCTGTTCAACGTGCGCTTCAGGAAGGCGTTGTTCGGCGAGACGGGACACACCATAATGAGGCTTCTGGTG GATTTCAGGAACTACCGCTACAGTCTACCCGTAGTGCCGGGCCTCACTGTGGACCTGGAGGCCCAGAAGACCTGCATCAAGATACCAAAGGACAGCCATAATGAA ctgatGAAGGTGTTAAACAAGTCTAACGAGCACGTCCTGGCGATGGGGGCGTGCTTCAACGAAGCCGCCGACTCCCACCTCATCTGCGTGCAGGGGGAGGACGGCCAGTACCAGACCCAGGCCATCAGCATCCACAACCAGCCACGCAAAG TCACAGGCTCCTGCTTCTTTGTATTCAGTAGTGCCCTGAAAGGATCCGCGGGATACCTGGCCAAGTCCAGCATCGTGGAAG ACGGGTTGATGGTGCAGATCACCGTGGAAACCATGGCGGACCTTCGCCGGGCGCTAAGAGAGATGAAAGATTACAGCGTCACCTGCGGGCTGCAGGACCAGTCTGACAGCCAGGAGCACGTTCGGGTCGACTGGCTGGAGGAGAAGTGCGTGGTGAACAAGGG GGTAATTAGCCCCATTGATGGTAAATCCATGGAGTCCGTCAGCAGCATGAAGATGTTCCAGAAGTCTGAGTACAAGGAGAACGGGAAGATCATCCGCTGGACTGAG GTATTCTTCCTCCAAAGAGACGCCGGTCCAAAGGGCGGTCTGAGTGACTCTGCCGAGCACAGCCGGCTCACGGAGCGGATCGCCCGTGCCTTCTGCCTGGCGCTTTGCCCGCACCTGAAACTGCTCAAGGAGGACGGGATGGCCAAATTGGGGCTCCGCGTCACCTTCGACTCCCAAGAG GTTGGCTTTGTTGCCGGGAGCAACGGCCAGCCCCTGCCGGCGCCCTACCTCAACGCCCTGGACGCCGTGCTGATCCCCGTGGTGCACAGCAGGCGACGCCGCAGCGGGGACCACCCCGTCGTCATCGAGTTTGTGTTCTACATCCTGGAGAACATCACCTAG
- the elovl1b gene encoding elongation of very long chain fatty acids protein 1b, whose translation MMLQEMGSHAMDIYDYLLSGIDPRMTMYPLMQTPVAMSAILLCYLFFVLYLGPRVMANRKPLQLKEAMITYNFALVALSIFIVHEFLMSGWLSTYTWQCDPVDTSDSPEATRMVRVAWLFWFSKIIELMDTIFFVLRKKDGQITFLHIFHHSFMPWTWWWGVAYAPGGMGSFHAMINCSVHIVMYFYYGLSAAGPRFQKFLWWKKYMTAIQLVQFVLVSLHATQYYFMDTCDYQFPMVIHLIWVYGTFFFVLFSNFWIQAYVKGKRLPKQDLKRSLNGGHAHTNGKHSENGTSNGHAISKKSDSSQNENGSSILSKMKKA comes from the exons ATGATGCTGCAGGAGATGGGCTCCCACGCTATGGATATCTACGACTACCTCCTGAGTGGGATCG ATCCACGCATGACAATGTATCCGCTGATGCAGACCCCGGTGGCGATGTCCGCCATCCTGCTGTGCTACCTGTTCTTTGTACTGTACCTCGGACCTCGCGTCATGGCGAACCGCAAGCCCCTGCAGCTGAAGGAAGCCATGATCACCTACAACTTTGCCCTCGTGGCACTGTCAATATTTATCGTCCACGAG TTCCTGATGTCCGGCTGGCTGAGCACCTACACCTGGCAATGTGATCCCGTCGACACCTCCGACAGTCCTGAAGCGACAAGg ATGGTGAGGGTGGCCTGGCTTTTCTGGTTCTCCAAAATCATTGAACTCATGGACACG ATCTTCTTTGTGCTGAGGAAGAAAGACGGCCAGATCACCTTCCTTCACATCTTCCACCACTCGTTCATGCCCTGGACCTGGTGGTGGGGAGTGGCCTACGCCCCAG GTGGAATGGGCTCCTTCCACGCCATGATCAACTGCTCCGTCCACATCGTCATGTACTTCTACTACGGCCTCTCCGCGGCCGGCCCCCGCTTCCAGAAGTTCCTCTGGTGGAAGAAGTACATGACCGCCATTCAGCTG GTCCAGTTTGTGCTGGTCTCCCTCCACGCTACACAGTACTACTTCATGGACACCTGTGACTACCAGTTCCCCATGGTCATTCACCTCATCTGGGTATACGGCACCTTCTTCTTCGTCCTCTTCTCCAACTTCTGGATCCAGGCATACGTTAAGGGCAAGCGGTTGCCCAAGCAAGACTTGAAGCGAAGCCTGAACGGTGGCCACGCCCACACCAACGGCAAGCACAGCGAGAACGGCACCAGCAACGGCCATGCCATTAGCAAGAAAAGCGACTCTTCTCAAAATGAGAACGGCAGCTCCATCCTCAGCAAAATGAAGAAGGCCTAG
- the mob3c gene encoding MOB kinase activator 3C isoform X1 codes for MALCLGQVFSKDKTFRPRKRFEPGTQRFELYKKAQASLKSGLDLRKVVQLPEGENINDWIAVHVVDFFNRINLIYGTVSEFCSERSCPTMSGGLRYEYRWQDGEDYRKPTKLPALRYMNLLMDWIESRINDEDIFPTRVGVPFPRNFQQVCKKMLSRLFRVFVHVYIHHFDSICSMGAEAHINTCYKHYYYFISEFSLIEHSELEPLKAMTEKICN; via the exons ATGGCCCTGTGTCTCGGACAAGTGTTCAGCAAGGACAAAACATTCCGGCCTCGGAAGAGGTTCGAACCGGGAACCCAGCGCTTCGAGCTCTACAAGAAGGCCCAGGCCTCTCTGAAGTCCGGCCTGGACCTCAGGAAGGTGGTGCAGCTGCCCGAGGGCGAGAACATCAACGACTGGATCGCCGTGCACGTGGTGGACTTCTTCAACCGCATTAACCTGATCTACGGCACGGTGAGCGAGTTCTGCAGTGAGCGCTCCTGCCCCACCATGTCCGGCGGTCTGCGCTACGAGTACCGGTGGCAGGACGGTGAGGACTACCGCAAGCCCACCAAGCTGCCTGCCCTTAGGTACATGAACCTGCTGATGGACTGGATTGAGTCGCGCATCAACGACGAGGACATCTTCCCCACCAGAGTAG GCGTTCCTTTCCCCAGGAACTTCCAGCAGGTGTGCAAGAAGATGCTGAGCCGACTGTTCCGTGTCTTCGTGCACGTGTACATCCACCACTTTGACAGCATTTGCAGCATGGGGGCCGAGGCCCACATCAACACGTGCTACAAACATTACTACTACTTCATATCCGAGTTCAGCCTCATCGAGCACTCAGAGCTGGAGCCACTG AAAGCCATGACAGAGAAGATATGCAACTAA
- the mob3c gene encoding MOB kinase activator 3C isoform X2: protein MALCLGQVFSKDKTFRPRKRFEPGTQRFELYKKAQASLKSGLDLRKVVQLPEGENINDWIAVHVVDFFNRINLIYGTVSEFCSERSCPTMSGGLRYEYRWQDGEDYRKPTKLPALRYMNLLMDWIESRINDEDIFPTRAFLSPGTSSRCARRC, encoded by the exons ATGGCCCTGTGTCTCGGACAAGTGTTCAGCAAGGACAAAACATTCCGGCCTCGGAAGAGGTTCGAACCGGGAACCCAGCGCTTCGAGCTCTACAAGAAGGCCCAGGCCTCTCTGAAGTCCGGCCTGGACCTCAGGAAGGTGGTGCAGCTGCCCGAGGGCGAGAACATCAACGACTGGATCGCCGTGCACGTGGTGGACTTCTTCAACCGCATTAACCTGATCTACGGCACGGTGAGCGAGTTCTGCAGTGAGCGCTCCTGCCCCACCATGTCCGGCGGTCTGCGCTACGAGTACCGGTGGCAGGACGGTGAGGACTACCGCAAGCCCACCAAGCTGCCTGCCCTTAGGTACATGAACCTGCTGATGGACTGGATTGAGTCGCGCATCAACGACGAGGACATCTTCCCCACCAGA GCGTTCCTTTCCCCAGGAACTTCCAGCAGGTGTGCAAGAAGATGCTGA